The proteins below are encoded in one region of Sulfitobacter sp. SK012:
- a CDS encoding CoA pyrophosphatase: MLIDQIDEIRAALTKTGVASSDFDLNPEVELPPGRTLRPAGVLAPIVLRNNLLELLLTKRSSALKNHPGQIAFPGGKQDKDDADVIAAALREADEEIGLPPGIVEVLGTLAPHETVTGFHVTPVIAVVRDAFDIRPEPGEVDEVFSVPLDHVLDMTQYSIQSRRWRGQQRHYFTVPYGPYYIWGATARMLRAWTETMHR; this comes from the coding sequence ATGCTGATTGATCAGATAGATGAGATCCGTGCGGCGCTGACCAAAACTGGTGTGGCGTCGTCGGATTTCGATCTGAATCCCGAAGTAGAGCTGCCTCCTGGCAGAACCTTGCGCCCCGCGGGCGTGTTGGCTCCAATTGTATTGCGAAACAACCTGCTTGAACTCTTGCTGACAAAACGGTCTTCGGCGTTGAAAAATCATCCTGGGCAAATTGCTTTTCCAGGTGGCAAACAAGACAAAGACGACGCGGATGTTATAGCAGCAGCTTTGCGTGAAGCGGATGAAGAGATCGGTTTGCCCCCCGGAATTGTTGAAGTGCTTGGCACGCTTGCGCCGCATGAGACAGTAACTGGATTTCACGTTACGCCTGTAATAGCCGTTGTTAGAGACGCTTTTGATATTCGACCAGAACCAGGTGAGGTGGATGAGGTCTTTTCTGTACCATTGGATCATGTGCTCGACATGACACAATACTCTATTCAGTCGCGACGATGGCGTGGGCAGCAGCGCCACTATTTTACTGTACCTTACGGACCCTATTACATCTGGGGGGCCACTGCGCGTATGTTGCGTGCATGGACCGAAACAATGCACCGCTAA
- a CDS encoding Hpt domain-containing protein — protein MIDWNRITNLIDEIGAEDFDEVVELFIEEVDEVIARLHSTADIVTLEADMHLLKGCALNLGFSTFAQKCQNGETMAASGKSEDVDIIDVLECYSASKKSFVDGLPAALAA, from the coding sequence ATGATAGACTGGAATCGCATAACTAACCTAATTGACGAAATCGGCGCTGAAGATTTCGACGAAGTTGTCGAGCTATTCATTGAAGAAGTGGATGAGGTAATCGCCCGCCTACATAGCACCGCGGATATAGTCACCCTTGAGGCTGACATGCATCTGCTCAAAGGTTGCGCGCTAAACCTTGGGTTTTCAACATTTGCTCAAAAATGCCAAAACGGTGAGACGATGGCAGCTTCTGGAAAATCAGAAGATGTCGATATTATTGATGTTCTCGAATGCTACAGCGCTTCCAAAAAATCATTCGTGGATGGGCTTCCTGCAGCGCTGGCAGCTTAA
- the ilvA gene encoding threonine ammonia-lyase IlvA — MTDFQLKAKAATQAMRDVFGATPLQRNDHLSDRFEADIWLKREDLSPVRSYKLRGAFNAMRKVIPEKSVFVCASAGNHAQGVAFMCSHFGVRGVIFMPVTTPQQKIQKTRIFGGAHIEVRLVGDYFDKTLSAAQEFCIQEGAHFLSPFDDEDVIEGQASVAVEIEDQLARVPAHIILPVGGGGLSAGVVSYFGKTCNYTFVEPDGAPSLASALAKGEPVDVSPINSFVDGAAVAKIGARNFERLRGIDPSDVITLSEDRICVTITEMLNVEGVVLEPAGALSIEALSEVADEIRGKTVVCVASGGNFDFERLPEVKERAQRYSGVKKYFILRMPQRPGALKEFLGILGPEDDICRFEYLKKSARNFGSVLIGIETRKPDSFGPFLAQLDAAGFAYTDITNDETLAQFVI, encoded by the coding sequence ATGACCGATTTCCAGCTTAAGGCGAAGGCCGCGACTCAAGCAATGCGCGACGTTTTTGGCGCGACCCCGCTCCAGCGCAACGATCATCTGTCGGATCGGTTTGAGGCAGACATTTGGCTCAAGCGCGAAGATCTTAGTCCGGTGCGGTCTTACAAGTTGCGTGGGGCGTTCAATGCCATGCGCAAAGTTATTCCGGAGAAATCTGTTTTTGTATGCGCATCGGCTGGCAATCATGCCCAAGGCGTTGCGTTCATGTGCAGCCATTTTGGTGTACGTGGTGTCATCTTTATGCCGGTCACAACGCCCCAGCAGAAAATCCAGAAAACCCGCATTTTTGGCGGAGCGCATATCGAAGTGCGCCTCGTTGGCGACTATTTCGATAAGACGCTTTCGGCTGCACAAGAGTTTTGCATTCAGGAGGGCGCGCATTTTCTTTCGCCCTTCGATGATGAGGATGTGATTGAGGGCCAGGCATCCGTTGCGGTTGAGATTGAGGACCAGTTGGCGCGCGTACCCGCTCACATTATCTTACCAGTTGGAGGTGGAGGCCTATCGGCAGGAGTGGTTAGCTATTTTGGTAAAACCTGCAACTATACCTTTGTAGAGCCTGATGGGGCTCCCAGTCTTGCCAGCGCATTGGCCAAAGGAGAGCCAGTAGATGTCTCACCAATCAACAGCTTTGTGGACGGCGCTGCGGTTGCAAAAATTGGCGCGCGCAATTTTGAGCGGTTGCGTGGGATTGACCCATCGGATGTGATCACGCTGTCTGAGGATCGAATATGTGTGACCATCACAGAGATGCTAAATGTCGAAGGAGTTGTGCTGGAGCCTGCAGGCGCGTTGAGCATTGAAGCGCTGTCTGAAGTTGCGGACGAAATCCGCGGTAAGACTGTGGTTTGTGTCGCGTCCGGGGGAAACTTTGACTTTGAGCGACTGCCTGAGGTCAAAGAACGCGCACAGCGCTATTCGGGGGTGAAAAAATACTTCATTCTACGGATGCCGCAACGACCGGGTGCGCTGAAGGAGTTTTTGGGCATTCTTGGCCCTGAAGATGACATTTGCAGATTCGAATACCTCAAGAAATCGGCGCGCAACTTTGGTTCGGTCTTGATTGGCATTGAGACGCGCAAACCGGATAGCTTTGGCCCATTTTTGGCCCAACTGGACGCTGCTGGATTTGCATATACAGACATCACGAATGACGAAACGCTGGCCCAGTTTGTGATTTAG
- a CDS encoding argininosuccinate synthase, giving the protein MSAPKKVVLAYSGGLDTSIILKWLQTEYGCEVVTFTADLGQGEELEPARAKAEMMGASEIYVEDLREEFVRDFVFPMFRANAVYEGLYLLGTSIARPLISKRLVEIAEEVGADAVAHGATGKGNDQVRFELAAYALNPDIKVIAPWREWDLSSRTKLLEFAEEHQIPVAKDKRGEAPFSVDANLLHTSSEGKVLEDPAVDAPEYVYQRTVSPEEAPDTPEYVEVGFEKGDAVSINGTAMSPATILTKLNELGGKHGCGRLDLVEGRFVGMKSRGIYETPGGTLLLEAHRAIESITLDRGAMHLKDALMPQYAELIYNGFWFSPERTMLQAAIDASQTHVTGTVRLKLYKGHVRTVGRWSDYSLYSEAHVTFEDDAGAYDQKDAAGFIQLNALRLKLLAARDKRHKS; this is encoded by the coding sequence ATGTCTGCGCCTAAAAAAGTTGTCCTCGCCTATTCCGGTGGTCTCGATACCTCCATCATCCTGAAGTGGCTGCAAACGGAATACGGCTGTGAAGTCGTGACGTTTACCGCAGATTTGGGTCAAGGCGAAGAACTAGAACCCGCCCGCGCCAAAGCTGAGATGATGGGTGCCTCCGAAATCTATGTCGAAGACCTGCGCGAAGAGTTCGTGCGCGATTTTGTCTTTCCGATGTTCCGCGCCAATGCTGTGTATGAAGGCCTGTATCTTTTGGGTACGTCTATCGCACGTCCGTTGATTTCGAAGCGCTTGGTTGAAATTGCCGAAGAGGTTGGAGCCGATGCCGTTGCGCACGGGGCAACTGGCAAGGGCAACGATCAGGTTCGGTTTGAGCTGGCCGCCTATGCATTGAACCCTGACATCAAGGTGATCGCACCTTGGCGTGAGTGGGACTTGTCGAGCCGTACCAAGCTGCTTGAGTTCGCCGAAGAGCACCAGATTCCCGTTGCGAAAGACAAACGTGGCGAAGCGCCATTCAGTGTCGATGCAAACTTGTTGCACACTTCCTCCGAGGGCAAAGTGCTGGAAGATCCCGCTGTCGACGCCCCTGAGTATGTCTATCAGCGCACCGTGAGCCCCGAAGAAGCGCCTGATACGCCCGAATACGTTGAGGTCGGATTTGAAAAAGGGGACGCCGTAAGCATCAATGGCACTGCAATGTCCCCTGCAACGATTTTGACCAAACTGAACGAGCTGGGTGGCAAGCATGGGTGCGGTCGCCTTGACCTGGTTGAGGGTCGCTTTGTTGGGATGAAATCGCGCGGAATATATGAAACACCGGGCGGTACTTTGTTGCTTGAAGCGCACCGTGCCATCGAATCAATCACGCTGGACCGGGGTGCAATGCACCTCAAGGATGCGCTGATGCCTCAATACGCTGAACTGATCTACAACGGGTTTTGGTTCAGCCCCGAACGGACCATGCTGCAAGCGGCAATCGACGCCAGTCAAACGCACGTAACCGGAACCGTTCGGCTCAAACTCTATAAAGGCCATGTGCGCACAGTGGGCCGCTGGTCGGATTATTCACTCTATTCCGAAGCGCATGTGACATTCGAAGATGATGCGGGTGCCTACGATCAAAAAGATGCGGCCGGCTTCATTCAGCTTAATGCGTTGCGCCTCAAACTGCTGGCCGCGCGCGATAAACGCCACAAATCTTAG
- the hslO gene encoding Hsp33 family molecular chaperone HslO, which yields MNLGNKLAWDDTVLPFQLDASDIRGRVARLDGTLDGVLAQHNYPPQVEALVAEMTLLTALIGQTIKLRWKLSLQVQSKGAVRMIATDYYGPQEDGGPARIRAYASYDAERLTDGVPFDQVGEGYFAVMIDQGEGMTPYQGITPLTGKTISECAEAYFAQSEQLPTRFSLSFGRSMLRGEEESWRAGGIMLQHMPKASPFAAKEEGTGEVLQADDLLQDDQAENWSRVNMLLDTVEDLELIGPTLQPTDLLMRLFHQESPRVFDAQAVRFGCTCSEDRVRQSLSIYSAKDIGTMTTDEGRVTADCQFCGAHYDLDPTSVGFEAEDKNAD from the coding sequence ATGAACCTCGGAAACAAACTCGCGTGGGACGATACGGTCCTGCCATTTCAGCTTGATGCCTCCGATATCCGGGGCCGTGTTGCGCGGCTCGACGGAACTCTTGATGGCGTGCTTGCTCAGCATAATTACCCGCCGCAGGTCGAAGCGTTGGTGGCAGAAATGACATTGCTGACCGCACTGATTGGCCAGACGATAAAGTTGCGTTGGAAGCTTTCGCTGCAGGTGCAGTCCAAAGGTGCTGTTCGGATGATCGCGACAGATTACTATGGTCCGCAGGAAGACGGCGGCCCAGCGCGCATTCGTGCTTATGCAAGCTATGACGCTGAAAGGCTGACAGATGGTGTGCCCTTTGATCAGGTCGGCGAAGGGTATTTTGCTGTCATGATCGATCAGGGCGAAGGAATGACGCCCTATCAAGGCATCACGCCGCTGACTGGCAAGACGATTTCGGAATGCGCGGAAGCATATTTTGCTCAATCAGAGCAGCTGCCGACGCGGTTTTCGCTGAGCTTTGGTCGATCTATGCTTCGGGGCGAAGAAGAGAGTTGGCGGGCAGGTGGCATAATGCTGCAACATATGCCCAAGGCGTCTCCATTCGCGGCCAAAGAAGAAGGTACTGGTGAAGTCTTGCAGGCTGATGATCTACTGCAGGACGATCAGGCCGAAAACTGGAGCCGCGTGAATATGTTGCTTGATACCGTCGAGGACTTAGAGTTGATCGGCCCAACGTTGCAGCCGACAGACCTGTTGATGCGGTTGTTCCACCAGGAATCACCGCGGGTATTTGATGCGCAGGCCGTTCGTTTTGGCTGTACTTGTTCAGAAGACCGCGTGCGGCAAAGTCTGTCGATCTATTCGGCTAAGGATATTGGAACAATGACCACGGATGAGGGTCGCGTCACGGCGGATTGCCAGTTCTGCGGTGCGCATTATGATCTTGATCCAACGTCCGTTGGATTTGAAGCCGAAGATAAGAATGCTGATTGA
- a CDS encoding SDR family oxidoreductase, translated as MKFEGKTVIITGGASGIGAALAERATEAGARVCVADLDLAGAQAVAGRINGLSVACDVTDETQITQAIAQTEAAFGDVDIFVSNAGFGRGDPDHAASAPDAEWMQSWQVHVMAHVYAARALLPKMIARGSGHLVNVASAAGLLNQIGDAAYTATKHAAVSFAESLAISHGDDGVGVSVVCPQYVATPLLGLSDLDADQSNSLLTADQVAQTIVMGVEADEFMILPHSQVAGYYELRAQDSTRWIKGMQLLRAKAKAEYPGLNVQDFYKLV; from the coding sequence ATGAAGTTTGAAGGTAAAACAGTGATCATCACAGGCGGCGCGAGTGGCATCGGTGCGGCCCTTGCGGAGCGCGCAACTGAAGCAGGCGCGCGCGTCTGCGTTGCGGATCTTGACTTGGCCGGCGCACAGGCTGTTGCAGGACGCATCAATGGTTTGTCCGTCGCGTGTGACGTAACGGACGAAACGCAGATAACCCAAGCAATTGCGCAGACCGAAGCCGCTTTCGGTGATGTAGATATATTTGTCTCTAATGCAGGCTTTGGGCGGGGTGATCCGGATCACGCAGCGTCTGCCCCCGACGCCGAATGGATGCAAAGTTGGCAGGTGCATGTGATGGCACATGTCTATGCGGCGCGGGCGCTTTTGCCAAAGATGATTGCGCGCGGATCGGGGCATTTGGTCAATGTCGCTTCGGCTGCGGGGCTCCTGAATCAGATCGGCGATGCGGCCTATACAGCCACCAAACATGCAGCGGTCAGTTTTGCGGAATCGTTGGCTATTTCTCACGGCGATGACGGTGTGGGTGTATCGGTGGTTTGTCCGCAATATGTCGCCACGCCCCTTCTGGGCCTGAGTGATCTAGATGCAGATCAAAGTAACTCATTGTTGACTGCAGACCAGGTGGCGCAAACCATAGTAATGGGTGTCGAGGCGGATGAATTTATGATCCTGCCGCATAGCCAGGTTGCTGGTTACTACGAGCTACGGGCCCAAGATTCGACGCGCTGGATCAAGGGAATGCAACTATTGCGGGCCAAAGCGAAGGCCGAGTACCCTGGCCTAAACGTCCAGGATTTTTATAAGCTGGTTTAA
- a CDS encoding NUDIX domain-containing protein, translated as MIRRLGAPPQQGKTYQIRAGAYAILPIDRRFLLTAQIGNEIDIQLPGGGIDPGESPLQALHREVIEETGWKIATPRRMGAFRRFVFMPEYDLWAEKLCHIYLAHPVRQLSPPTEPLHQTMILDAQDAIQHLGNDGDRLFLQRYASMA; from the coding sequence ATGATCAGACGCTTAGGAGCGCCGCCGCAACAAGGGAAAACCTACCAAATCAGGGCCGGGGCTTATGCCATTTTACCCATAGACCGGCGGTTTCTTCTTACAGCTCAGATCGGCAATGAAATCGACATTCAGCTCCCAGGTGGTGGAATCGATCCAGGTGAATCACCGCTGCAGGCACTTCATCGGGAAGTAATCGAAGAAACTGGTTGGAAAATTGCAACACCTCGTCGGATGGGCGCGTTTCGGCGTTTTGTTTTCATGCCAGAGTACGACCTTTGGGCCGAAAAGTTGTGCCACATCTATCTGGCGCACCCCGTAAGGCAATTATCACCACCCACCGAACCGCTTCATCAAACCATGATCTTAGATGCGCAGGATGCAATCCAACATCTTGGCAACGATGGGGATCGACTTTTTTTGCAGCGCTACGCGTCGATGGCCTGA
- a CDS encoding ribokinase, with protein MIWNLGSINIDNVYRVPHLPGPGETLAATDYSQGLGGKGANMSIAAARAAARVAHIGAVGQDGRWCVARLLEYGVDTPHIAELGGPTGHANISVDEAGENSIVLFPGANVAITNAMIGAALTEAMAGDFLLMQHETNGQSYAATTARVLGLRICYAAAPFDADAVATLLDKIDLMVLNEVEAAQLEKATGQDLGALGVRDVVVTLGAAGCKWVSNKGTLAFDAYPANPIDSTGAGDTFTGYLLAGLDRGLSMQASIDLALKAGALMVSRLGTGDVIPDLKEIQDHFGS; from the coding sequence ATGATCTGGAATCTCGGCTCAATCAATATCGATAACGTTTACCGAGTCCCGCATCTGCCGGGCCCCGGAGAGACACTTGCCGCTACTGACTATTCTCAGGGCCTAGGTGGCAAGGGGGCGAATATGTCGATCGCGGCCGCGCGAGCTGCTGCACGTGTGGCCCATATCGGTGCAGTCGGTCAGGATGGGCGCTGGTGTGTTGCGAGACTCCTCGAATACGGCGTTGATACCCCGCATATCGCTGAATTGGGTGGCCCAACAGGTCATGCCAATATCAGTGTGGATGAAGCGGGGGAAAATTCCATTGTCCTTTTCCCCGGCGCTAATGTCGCCATCACTAACGCGATGATTGGCGCTGCTTTGACTGAGGCAATGGCGGGCGATTTTCTGTTGATGCAACACGAAACCAACGGCCAAAGCTATGCTGCCACCACTGCCCGAGTGCTGGGCTTGCGGATTTGTTATGCGGCGGCCCCTTTTGACGCAGATGCGGTAGCGACGCTGCTGGACAAGATTGACCTTATGGTCCTGAACGAAGTCGAAGCGGCGCAGCTGGAAAAAGCTACAGGGCAAGACCTCGGGGCGCTGGGCGTTCGGGATGTGGTCGTAACTTTGGGTGCCGCTGGATGTAAATGGGTCTCTAACAAGGGCACCTTGGCCTTTGATGCCTATCCAGCCAACCCAATAGACAGCACCGGAGCAGGTGATACTTTTACCGGATATTTGCTGGCGGGCCTCGATCGGGGCTTGTCGATGCAAGCTTCTATAGACTTGGCCCTCAAGGCCGGTGCCTTGATGGTGTCGCGGTTAGGCACCGGCGATGTGATCCCAGACCTCAAAGAAATCCAGGATCACTTCGGCTCTTAA
- a CDS encoding CCA tRNA nucleotidyltransferase, with protein MDRNNAPLIPSDTPWLANPQAQAVCDALTGAGHVVYFVGGCVRNALLGVPVSDVDLSTDALPDDVIAITERAGLKAVPTGIEHGTVTIVSGGEPFEVTTFRRDVETDGRRAVVAFSTDVSEDARRRDFTMNAIYATPDGQIIDPLGGLDDLHARRFRFIEDAGQRIREDYLRTLRYFRFHALYADPAVGFDRDALDAIASNLGGLETLSAERVGSELTKLLGAFDPAPSLAGMRQTGVMNAVLPSTDDRWIGPLAHMEQALELSPNWIGRLVALGGDDPTKRLRLSKADTRMYHSIKDAAFGSSRLNAIAYREGSEVARQALLLRSVLAEQVPEPTVLAAIESASNKVFPIAAADLMPDVEGPALGSRLADLKERWVASDFTMTRGELLALPKE; from the coding sequence ATGGACCGAAACAATGCACCGCTAATCCCTTCTGATACGCCTTGGCTCGCCAACCCCCAGGCCCAAGCCGTATGCGATGCGTTAACGGGCGCTGGGCACGTTGTATATTTCGTTGGTGGATGTGTACGCAACGCGCTCTTGGGTGTGCCGGTAAGCGATGTCGACCTTTCAACCGACGCGCTGCCTGATGATGTCATTGCGATAACCGAACGCGCCGGATTGAAGGCTGTTCCAACGGGAATTGAGCATGGTACGGTTACCATAGTTTCGGGTGGTGAACCTTTTGAGGTCACCACATTTCGGCGCGATGTAGAAACAGACGGCAGACGTGCGGTTGTCGCCTTTTCGACCGATGTTTCAGAGGATGCAAGACGCCGAGATTTTACTATGAACGCGATTTATGCGACTCCTGATGGACAAATTATCGACCCACTTGGCGGGCTGGATGATCTGCATGCGCGCCGTTTTCGTTTCATCGAAGATGCAGGGCAGCGCATTCGCGAAGACTATCTTCGTACCCTTCGATATTTTCGGTTTCACGCTTTGTATGCGGATCCAGCAGTAGGTTTTGATCGAGATGCGTTGGATGCAATTGCGTCAAATTTGGGAGGTTTAGAGACGCTTTCTGCTGAAAGAGTCGGTTCAGAGTTGACCAAACTCCTTGGTGCATTTGACCCGGCACCATCATTGGCTGGGATGCGGCAAACTGGTGTGATGAACGCAGTATTGCCTAGTACTGATGACCGCTGGATCGGACCGCTTGCGCATATGGAGCAAGCCCTAGAGTTGTCGCCGAATTGGATTGGCCGGCTGGTGGCGCTTGGCGGCGATGATCCGACTAAACGCCTGCGGCTAAGCAAAGCTGATACTCGTATGTACCATTCGATCAAAGACGCAGCATTTGGGAGCTCGAGACTTAATGCCATTGCCTACCGTGAGGGTTCCGAAGTCGCACGTCAGGCGCTTTTGTTGCGGTCCGTTCTGGCGGAACAGGTTCCAGAGCCAACCGTTCTTGCGGCGATCGAAAGCGCTTCGAACAAGGTGTTTCCAATTGCTGCCGCAGATTTGATGCCAGATGTTGAGGGGCCCGCGCTTGGCTCGCGGTTGGCTGACTTGAAAGAACGATGGGTTGCTTCTGATTTTACCATGACGCGCGGTGAATTGCTGGCTCTGCCAAAAGAGTGA
- the msrA gene encoding peptide-methionine (S)-S-oxide reductase MsrA, protein MKLATIKMYLLAGLIVFGGIVQATGARAADLETLTVAGGCFWCVEADFEKVEGVKGAVSGFAGGTVTNPTYKQVVKGGTGHYEAVQITFDPSIVSSDQLLSLFFRSVDPTDAGGQFCDRGDSYRTAIFADDSAQKAAAEKAKSDAAAALGQKIVTPILGAAKFWPADGSHQNYYRGSKLVLTRFGPKRQASAYEAYRNACGRDARVKQLWGSAAPFAS, encoded by the coding sequence ATGAAACTTGCGACAATCAAAATGTATCTACTTGCGGGTCTGATCGTATTTGGCGGCATCGTTCAAGCGACAGGCGCAAGAGCCGCTGATCTTGAAACGCTCACGGTTGCCGGTGGTTGTTTCTGGTGCGTTGAGGCCGATTTTGAAAAGGTTGAGGGAGTCAAAGGTGCCGTATCGGGTTTTGCCGGCGGAACCGTCACAAACCCAACCTATAAACAGGTCGTTAAGGGCGGAACCGGGCACTATGAAGCCGTGCAAATCACATTCGACCCGTCGATCGTTTCATCCGACCAGCTGCTGAGCCTTTTCTTCCGCTCTGTCGATCCGACAGACGCAGGCGGTCAGTTTTGCGACCGGGGTGACAGCTACCGCACCGCGATCTTTGCCGATGACAGCGCACAAAAGGCCGCGGCGGAAAAAGCCAAGTCAGATGCCGCAGCTGCCTTGGGGCAAAAAATCGTGACACCAATATTGGGCGCAGCGAAGTTTTGGCCGGCAGACGGGTCCCATCAGAATTATTACAGAGGCTCTAAGTTGGTCCTGACCCGGTTTGGCCCGAAACGCCAAGCTTCAGCGTATGAAGCGTATCGAAACGCCTGTGGCCGAGATGCACGCGTCAAACAGCTTTGGGGAAGCGCCGCGCCGTTTGCCAGTTAA
- a CDS encoding PP2C family protein-serine/threonine phosphatase, with the protein MPLTQNSELPGKDAVRSGAMKRVLVVDDSKLQRRILTASLKRWGFDVQEAESGEIGLELARASLPDLVLSDWMMPGMSGLEFCRAFRALSGDQYCCFILLTSKNEKAEIALGLDSGADDFLTKPVDSNELRARMAAGERVLEMQRELTEKNRMITDTLDELRRVYDSLDSDLIEAKKLQQSLLRQRNKVFPSGELSLMLRSSGHVGGDLVGFFPAGEHHLGLYAIDVSGHGISSALMTARLAGYLSAASPDQNVALMRDDVGNFVPRAPEDAIEALNDLVLDEMETEHYFTLMLGFIELATGHVVLSQAGHPHPAVQRADGSIEQCGTGGFPVGLMYGITFEQFDLQLYQGDRLLILSDGVTECPDSTGDMLGEDGLSRLMDGLSDVHGPAFLESLVWQLSEFAGSEDFPDDVSGILFEYGVQAIDA; encoded by the coding sequence ATGCCGCTTACTCAAAACTCAGAATTGCCCGGCAAGGACGCGGTGCGTAGCGGTGCGATGAAACGCGTGTTGGTCGTTGATGACAGTAAGCTTCAGCGCCGAATTCTTACAGCATCGCTAAAACGTTGGGGCTTTGATGTCCAAGAGGCCGAGTCTGGAGAAATCGGACTTGAGTTGGCCAGAGCCTCCTTGCCTGATCTCGTGCTCAGTGATTGGATGATGCCCGGCATGTCAGGCTTGGAGTTCTGCCGTGCATTTAGGGCGCTGAGCGGTGATCAATATTGTTGTTTTATTCTGCTGACCTCAAAGAACGAAAAGGCTGAAATCGCTCTTGGGCTAGATAGCGGTGCTGATGATTTTCTGACAAAGCCGGTCGACAGCAATGAGTTGCGCGCACGAATGGCTGCTGGCGAGCGGGTTCTCGAAATGCAGCGGGAATTGACCGAAAAAAATCGAATGATCACAGATACGCTGGACGAGTTACGGCGGGTCTACGATTCCCTCGACAGCGATCTGATTGAAGCCAAGAAACTTCAGCAATCTTTGCTAAGGCAACGCAACAAGGTTTTCCCAAGTGGAGAACTATCACTAATGTTGCGTTCGTCCGGACACGTAGGCGGAGACTTGGTAGGTTTCTTTCCTGCGGGTGAGCATCATCTGGGCCTTTATGCGATTGATGTATCTGGACATGGAATCAGCTCTGCCTTGATGACGGCACGTTTGGCAGGGTATCTTTCGGCCGCCTCGCCAGATCAAAATGTTGCGCTGATGCGCGATGATGTCGGCAATTTCGTGCCTCGCGCACCAGAAGATGCGATTGAAGCTTTGAACGATCTGGTCCTGGATGAGATGGAAACGGAGCACTATTTTACGCTGATGTTGGGTTTTATTGAGTTGGCGACAGGGCATGTGGTCTTGTCTCAAGCGGGCCACCCCCATCCAGCAGTGCAACGGGCGGATGGTTCGATTGAGCAATGCGGAACCGGTGGTTTTCCTGTTGGCCTTATGTACGGCATTACTTTTGAGCAGTTTGATCTCCAACTTTACCAAGGGGACCGGCTGCTCATTCTTTCAGACGGTGTGACTGAATGCCCTGATTCAACCGGCGACATGCTTGGTGAAGACGGCCTATCCCGCCTTATGGATGGGCTAAGCGACGTACATGGACCGGCATTTCTGGAATCGCTAGTTTGGCAGCTCAGTGAGTTTGCGGGCAGCGAAGATTTCCCTGATGATGTTTCAGGCATCCTGTTCGAGTACGGGGTTCAGGCCATCGACGCGTAG